From Sphingorhabdus sp. SMR4y:
ACAGTCCAGTATTTCCGGATCATCGCTCTTGAGCAGTTCATAATAGTCCCCCCAGCGACCGCAGAGTTCGCGCATTTCACCGGCGGTGGTGCTGTTATAATAGAGGCTCGTACCCTGACTGACTTCGTAGCGTGCCTTGATGGCGCTGCTGTTATAATAGGCGAACAGCTTGTCGGACATCGCCTGATTATTCTCGGGGACGCCCAGCGATTCCACCATGATGAGAACCAGATGGCGCTTGCCATCGGCGCGGGCGGCAAAACCGGATTTACCGACCGCCGATTCAAAGCTTGCCCCCACCGGAGCGGGCCGGAAATAATGGCCGCGCATCCCCTCACCAACAGCGGCGTCGGCGCCGACAAGACCGAAAACCAGCGCTCCGCCAAGCAGGATATGCAGCGGTTTCGAGAAATTGGTATCGCGCTTGAGCAGAAACCAGCTGCCGATCAATATGCCGAAAAGCACCACCGTCGCAGCAATATATTCGATCGAATTGCCCGGCTTGATTTCCGCGAAAAACTGCAGCGAATAGACCAGCGAGTCGAGTGTCAGGCTGAACAGCCCGGACACGAAAGAGAGCAGGGAATAGGTCATTACGCCGGCGAAGGCGATCCACTGAACCGCTCTTGGCATACGCTTGACAATCAGGCCGACGAGTCCTGCCAGTGCAATCGGAATAGCGCGCGGCGGCGCGCCGACCATCCACATCGCCATGAACGGAATATTGGCCAGCACGATCCAGACCAGTGCCCAGTTGAGAAATCTGCTGAAGTCCGGACTGAAGCGATCTCTGCCTGCAGGTGCTTCGATGGCCATATCCATGTAGCTCACCGGAAGACCCCGTATTTGCGGGTCAGATAGACCGCAAAGAAGCTGACAGCCACAGCCGCTGCCTTGGCCAGTACCGGCAGCACGCCTGCACTGGTCAGCCCACTGACCATCGTGACGGTGATGCCCAGACCAAGCAGCGCTGTCGCGATGAACCCGAAGCGCTGCATCTGCAATGCGGCACCTGCACGGCGCTTTCCGGGAAACACGAAGTTCGACGAAATGAACCAGTGAACGACAATGCCGGCGCTATAGCCCGCAGCGGAGGCCCATCCCGGATCGAACAGAAACGCGACCAATATCATGAAAAGAGCCACGTCAAAGGCTAGGCTGACGATGCTGGCCAGCAGATAGCGTGTGATCGAGAAACGGTTGAGAAGCGCCAGCGGGCCAGGCAAATTGCCCACAAACCCGCCGATGGTTGACCGTCTGTCTGCGCCGCTGCGTTCCATCCTGCTTACGCCGCTTTGGAAGGCTTGACTTCAGGCGCGGTCTCTTCGAGCCGCTTTGGCACATCGCGCATGCTTTCCAGCGCGGCCACACGATCTTCGCTGATTTCCTCGGCAATGACCTGCTGCGCACCTTCATCACCCGCCTCGTGATATTCCGCGTCTTCATTGACGTTCCAGACATTCCATTTGCGGGTGCCGGCTTCGATATTTTCCACCGTCAGCATCGCCGTCATCATCGCGTGATCCTGATTGTTATAGCGATGCATACCGTTGCGACCGACCATGTGCAGCGTCGGGAAACGCTTTTCCAGATCATCGCGCATGGTGGCAACATTCTGCTCATAGGCATCGTCATAGACCGGATAGGCTTTTTCCTGACGAACAACCGAACCGCCAACGACGTCTTCGGGTTTGCACAGGCCGAGAATTGCCATTTCCTTCTTCGCCAGTTCGATCAGATCCTCGTCAGAGGAGGACCAGAGTCCGTCATTTTCGAAACAGAAATATTCCAGACCAACGCAGGCGATCGTCTCGTCGGGCACCATTTCCGGTGACCAGCTGCGGAAATTCTGCACGCGGCCCACCTGCACCCGATCATCATGGATATAGATCCAGTTATCCGGGAACAGGTCTTCCGACTTCACCTTGATCGCCACGGTCAGGAAATCGCGATAGTTGAGATCCTGCGCTTCCGGCAGCGACTGCGGCAGCGGATGGATACGGGTCGCGAGCTCGCGCATCGGCGCGCTCGAAATCACATGTTTGGCGGTAATGATGGTTTCGTCACCGGCGTTCGTCGCACTGACACGCCAGTTTCCTTCGGCATCCTGGGCGAGCTGTTTCAAGCTATGGCCCATCAGCACTTCATTGCCCTTTGCCTCGACATGAGCCTTGGCGGCATCCCACATCATCCCGGGGCCGAGACGGGGATAGCGGAAAGTTTCGAGCAGGGTTTTGACTTCCTGCCCGTCATTCGGCTTCTTGTTGAGGCCAAGCGAGCGCTTCAGGCCGTCAGTGACGGCGTTCCAGAGGCTGAGCCCCTTGATCCGCTGCGCCGCCCAGTCTGCCGACATCTCGTCGCAGGGCATCCCCCAGACCTTCTCGGTATAGGTCTTGAAGAAAATCGAATAGAGCTTGTAGCCGAACTGGTTCACCGTCCAGTCTTCAAAGCTCTTTACATTCTTGTTCGGGAAGACCTTCGCCTTGGCATAGCTCGCCATGCACAAGGTCGAGCGCCAGATACCGAGATTCCAGAGGGCTTCAAACGCACGCAGAGGATAAGAGTAGAACTTGCCTTCATAGTAGATACGGCTCATCCGCGGCCGCTGGATGAAGTCATCGGGCAGGATCTCGTTCCACAGATCGACCACTTCCTGGCTTTTCGAAAAGAAACGGTGCCCGCCGATATCGAAACGGAAGCCTTCATGCTCCACCGTTCGGCTGATCCCGCCGACATATTGCGGGTCCTTCTCGATCACGGTGACCGAATAGCCTTTCTTGGAAAGCAAATAGGCGGCTGTCAGGCCCGCTGGCCCTGCGCCGATAATGGCGACATCTACCGGTTCATTGGCGGGCGTGATCTGTCTGGTCATAAGGTCCGTTCCCTGTTCATGGTGCGCACATATCCGTGCCGTTCATGTTTCAGAAACCGGAGTGAACGAAATTGGTTAGCAGAGAGTTAATGCCGGCCTGAAATTTACGGCCACCGCTCGAAATGCCCACATCTTTCCTGACCGTTCGGTAACCATATATGCACGGATATGGGCTCGGATCTTTGATAAGAGCCACGTATCCCGCCCCTCGCTGGCAGCGGTCTGAATACGCCGGGAACAGAGGATGACGGCTATTGCCGCTGGGGATGCCGGCACAGGTTCAGCCTGACGGTGTCACTCGTCGGGCAACCGGCCCTCCAACAAATCCCCCGGCAGCATCGGCTCGCTGAGCAGCCGTTCCATCGCTTTCCAGCGCCAGACCGGCGCCTCGCCCTGGGCTTCGATCCAGTCGCGGACCATTTCCATGCCGAGGCCATAGTTGATCACATAGCTGCGATATTGCTCGTTGAAGTCGGTCATTTGCGCCGCGCGCTCGGCCGAGACCAGCTGATATTTCTGATTGAGCGCAATGGCTTCCTCGCGGCTTATTTCGCCATCGAGATATTGCTGCGCGATCGTCATCCGCGCGCCGCTGAGCGCCTGTTTGGCAATTTGCACCGCCCAGTAGGCCGCCGCCGTCTCCGGATCGAGACCGGCGAGCGGGTACAGCACATCGCGCTCGTAATCCAGCCGTTCCTGGCCGCTGAACGCCAGCTCGATGCCATAATTGGCCGATCCCTCCGCGATCAGGCTTTGCGGGCTGTAGAGCGGATAGACGGAGAATTCCTGCCAGCCCTGACCATTGGTGAGATTTTTCTCGAGCAGCATATTATAGACATGATGGCCGGGATAGCCTTCATGACAGCCAAGATCGATGGCCCGGCCGATGAATATCGGCAGGTCGGTATTGACCTGGATCAGGCTCTGGTAGCCGCCCTGATAATAATTATAGCCGCTCCAACTTTTACCCGTGACAAATTCCAGTTTGAAATTTTCGCCGGCGGGCAGATCAAAATATCGCGCGGTCCGCGCCTTGCATTCGGCAATCGCCGTGTCGAACACGGTCTGCAGCCGGTCCTTGGGAATGATATAGCCGCTTTCAAAGGCCGCCACCCGCTGGCTGAGCGGCCCTTCGCCGGGGACGATATTTTCAATCTCTTCCAGCACCGGATCAAATTCCGCCAGCGGCTTAAGGTCCGGAACCACTCCGAACAGCCCCCTGGCCTCGTCAGCAAAGGAGAATGTCTCGCCCAACATCATCGCGTGGCGGGTCATCGCCGCTTCAAGTTGCGCCGAGAGAAAACGCTTGCGCGCTTCGCTCAGCGGATCGTCGCTGGCCGGCAAGGCGTCCAGCCGTTCCATCAGAACGATTATCGCATTGCCCAGTTCGCGCATGTCGCGCGGGTCCGATTTCGCTGCCTCGGCCCATTGCGTCGGGCCAAAATAGGCATCGACATAGCCGGCCTCCTGCTCGCCCAAGGCGAGAGTCAACTTTACATAATCGGTCGCGATAGCATCGAGCGTGTTCGCTGTCTTCAGACCGGCCGTTTCGGTGATGACCGGTGCCGCTGCGGATCCGGCCGCCGCTGCCGGGCCGGCTAGGACCAGACAGGCGGCGGCAAGCCCGATTATCCTCACAGATTATCTTTCAGTTTTTCCACCGCAGCATCAGGCAGCGCCTCAAGCAGTTCTTCGGCCTCGCTCTCGTCCAGCGATTCCAGATGCCGGTCCTGCGGCGCAAAGCGGAGAATGCAATAACCGACAACCGCGGACAGCAAGGATCCGCCAAGTACGCCGATCTTGGCTTCCTCGATCAGCAGCTCATTGCCGGGAAAGGCCAGCGCGCCGATGAACAGGCTCATCGTGAAGCCGATACCGCACAGCATCGCCACGCCATAGACCTGCAGCCAGCTCGCACCGCCCAGCCGTCCGGCAAAACCGGTTTTGACCGAGATCCAAACGCTGGCAAAAATTGCGATCTGCTTGCCGAAGAAAAGGCCGGCAGCAATGCCGAGCGGCAACGGCGCGAAAATATGTTCGATACCGATGCCCTGAAGCGACACACCGGCGTTGGCAAAGCCGAACACTGGTACGATGAGGAAGGCGCTCCACGGCGCGATCGCATGTTCGAGCCGGTGGAGCGGAGAATTTTCCGCATCCGGCGAGGTCGGCGTGACCACGATCGGAATGACCATTGCCGCCAATACGCCGGCTATCGTGGCATGCACACCGGACATCAGTACCGCGTACCAGAGCAATGCGGCAAAGATCAGATAGGGCCAGAGCTTGAGCACACCATTGCGGTTCATCGTGTACATGATCGCCAATATCGCGGCGCTGGCCAGTAGCGCTGCGCCGTTGATTTCCGCAGTATAGACCAGAGCAATAATCGCAACAGCGCCCATATCATCGACGATCGCGACGGTGACCAGAAACAGTTTTAGCGAGGTCGGCGCCCGCGGCCCGAGCAGGGCCAGCACGCCAATGGCAAAGGCAATGTCGGTCGCCGCCGGGATTGCCCAGCCGTTGTAAAGCGCGGGAACGTCCTTGACGATCACCAGATAGATCAGCGCTGGAACGGCCATCCCGGCTACAGCAGCGACCACCGGTAATCGCCGCCGGTCCCAGCTATTGAGCCGTCCGTCGACAAATTCCCGTTTGATTTCCAGCCCGACCAGCAGGAAGAAGATGGCCATCAATCCGTCATTGATCCACAGATGCGGCGTCATCGGCCCCAATTTGCTCGACAGGGTTGGCCCCTTTATCTCGTGCAAAAAATGGTGGTACATGTCGTACAGCGGACTGTTCGCGACGATCATTGCCAGCGCGGCAGCGGCCATCAGCAATATACCGCCCGCCGCTTCGCTTTTCAGAAAGTCGCGAAGCGCTGAATTTCTACCTGAGCGTGGCACTATTTACTTCTCCCTTGGGGGCTCTGTCTCGGAATTTCGATTTTCCGGGTCATGCGCAGGCCGGATGGTAAAATCAAGACCTGTGTGCAGCGAATTCGCCGCTAGGCGCCCACCAGATCGCGAACTTCGGCAGCAATGGTATAGCTTTTCTCCCGCGCTGCCTGATCGAAGATCGATCCGGAGATGATCAGCTCATCGGCCCCGGTCCGCTTCACGAAGCTTTCAACCCCCTGCTTCACCGTCTCTGGCGAACCAACCGCGCTTCCCTGCATGATCTGCTCGAGCATCGATTGCGCCTGCGGCGGCAAGCTTTCGCGATAACCCTCGACTGGTGGTGGCATCTTGCCCGGATTGCCAGTGCGCAGCGCAACAAAGCTCTGCATCATCGAACTCGCAAGATATTCCGCTTCCGCGTCGCTGTCTGCGGCAAAAATATTAAAGCCGCACAGGACATAAGGTTCGGCAAGCTGCTCTGAAGGCTTGAAATCACGACGATAAATTTTGAGCGCTTCGTCGAGCATCTGTGGTGCAAAATGCGAGGCAAAGGCATAGGGCAGACCGAGCGCCGCCGCCAGCTGTGCGCCAAACAGGCTGCTACCGAGGATATAGAGCGGGATCTGGCTCCCCTGCCCCGGTGTCGCCTGGATCCCCAGCCGGTCATCGCCCGCCAGAAAGGCCTGCAGTTCCAGCACATCGCGCGGAAATTCATTGGCATCACTGTTGAGATTGCGGCGCAAGGCCTGCGCCGTCCGCTGGTCCGAACCCGGCGCGCGGCCCAGCCCCAGATCGACCCGTCCCGGGAACAGCGCTTCCAGAGTCCCGAACTGTTCGGCGATCACCATCGGAGCGTGGTTGGGCAGCATGATCCCGCCGGCACCGATACGGATGCTCTTTGTCCCGTGACCGACATGCGACAGCGCCACGGCGGTCGCCGCGCTGGCGATACCCTCCATGCCATGATGCTCGGCCATCCAGAAACGCTCGTAACCGAGCGTTTCGCCGAGTTGCGCAAGCGCCAACGACCGGTCGAGGGCGGTTTTGACATCGCTCCCCTGCGGCACCGGGGAAAGATCGAGGATCGAGAATTTCAACTTGCTTGCCATATGACCATATCACTCCTGAACCTCCAAGTGAGGCCTGCGCCTTCCAATATCAACTCCCGAAAAAAACGGACGGCGGCCGGAAACGGATTTATCTTCCGATTTCCTCAATATAAACTGATGTAAATTACCACGTTTTGGGAACGATTCTTTTGCACTCTATGACCAGAAGAGCCGTGCGAGCATAGTCAGAAGGGCATTATCTACGCCATCTCTGGCAAGCATCGCGGCCGCGCTCCGCCCGTGAGAATCAACGAGCCAACTGGCCCGCCACCTTTATCGCATAGCCATCCGGCACCGGGCGAAAGCCCAGGGTGGGGAGCAGCAAGGTCCAGGCACGGTCGCTGCCGGAGAGGAACAGGCGCGCGGTATAGAATCCGTTCCCTTGCAGCTTCAGCGTCAACCGCTCCATGCCCGATCCGCTTTGCAGCGGCAGCACCAGCACTCCGTCCTGGCATTCGGCGTTGCCGAGCAGCCCCTGTTTCAGGTTCAGCCCCGGAATATTCGCGTCGAGGGACACCCGCACCTGACCGCTCGCTGACTGGCAGCGGCCACCGGCAAAGCTGATACTGGCCGCCTGCAATTCGATCGCCGAGGCCGGCAGGGGCGCCAGCTGGCTGCCGAGGCTCAGCACGGTCGTGACA
This genomic window contains:
- a CDS encoding GtrA family protein, which translates into the protein MERSGADRRSTIGGFVGNLPGPLALLNRFSITRYLLASIVSLAFDVALFMILVAFLFDPGWASAAGYSAGIVVHWFISSNFVFPGKRRAGAALQMQRFGFIATALLGLGITVTMVSGLTSAGVLPVLAKAAAVAVSFFAVYLTRKYGVFR
- a CDS encoding NAD(P)/FAD-dependent oxidoreductase — its product is MTRQITPANEPVDVAIIGAGPAGLTAAYLLSKKGYSVTVIEKDPQYVGGISRTVEHEGFRFDIGGHRFFSKSQEVVDLWNEILPDDFIQRPRMSRIYYEGKFYSYPLRAFEALWNLGIWRSTLCMASYAKAKVFPNKNVKSFEDWTVNQFGYKLYSIFFKTYTEKVWGMPCDEMSADWAAQRIKGLSLWNAVTDGLKRSLGLNKKPNDGQEVKTLLETFRYPRLGPGMMWDAAKAHVEAKGNEVLMGHSLKQLAQDAEGNWRVSATNAGDETIITAKHVISSAPMRELATRIHPLPQSLPEAQDLNYRDFLTVAIKVKSEDLFPDNWIYIHDDRVQVGRVQNFRSWSPEMVPDETIACVGLEYFCFENDGLWSSSDEDLIELAKKEMAILGLCKPEDVVGGSVVRQEKAYPVYDDAYEQNVATMRDDLEKRFPTLHMVGRNGMHRYNNQDHAMMTAMLTVENIEAGTRKWNVWNVNEDAEYHEAGDEGAQQVIAEEISEDRVAALESMRDVPKRLEETAPEVKPSKAA
- a CDS encoding LLM class flavin-dependent oxidoreductase, whose translation is MASKLKFSILDLSPVPQGSDVKTALDRSLALAQLGETLGYERFWMAEHHGMEGIASAATAVALSHVGHGTKSIRIGAGGIMLPNHAPMVIAEQFGTLEALFPGRVDLGLGRAPGSDQRTAQALRRNLNSDANEFPRDVLELQAFLAGDDRLGIQATPGQGSQIPLYILGSSLFGAQLAAALGLPYAFASHFAPQMLDEALKIYRRDFKPSEQLAEPYVLCGFNIFAADSDAEAEYLASSMMQSFVALRTGNPGKMPPPVEGYRESLPPQAQSMLEQIMQGSAVGSPETVKQGVESFVKRTGADELIISGSIFDQAAREKSYTIAAEVRDLVGA
- the gspN gene encoding type II secretion system protein N yields the protein MPRALTYVLILLAVIAVALFFLPLRLAVGMAGLEDSRFSAKAITGSVWNGRIEGAQLGPFPLGDLDAGVRILPLFTGELLMDLERAPVAGDAGLTATVGKSGNRLLVEDVTTVLSLGSQLAPLPASAIELQAASISFAGGRCQSASGQVRVSLDANIPGLNLKQGLLGNAECQDGVLVLPLQSGSGMERLTLKLQGNGFYTARLFLSGSDRAWTLLLPTLGFRPVPDGYAIKVAGQLAR
- a CDS encoding sulfatase-like hydrolase/transferase; the encoded protein is MDMAIEAPAGRDRFSPDFSRFLNWALVWIVLANIPFMAMWMVGAPPRAIPIALAGLVGLIVKRMPRAVQWIAFAGVMTYSLLSFVSGLFSLTLDSLVYSLQFFAEIKPGNSIEYIAATVVLFGILIGSWFLLKRDTNFSKPLHILLGGALVFGLVGADAAVGEGMRGHYFRPAPVGASFESAVGKSGFAARADGKRHLVLIMVESLGVPENNQAMSDKLFAYYNSSAIKARYEVSQGTSLYYNSTTAGEMRELCGRWGDYYELLKSDDPEILDCLPAQLADKGYATQAMHSFKGPFFKREQWYPRIGFERREFASDLEKRGAEWCGGVFAGACDRQVPKMLAENLKRAAGPTFQYWLTLNTHLPVPTGQNLNADDCEKVSVDLARDYPMICRQFAIFDDIDRALIAEITASDFPEADILLVGDHMPPFFDRHHRSQFDPERVPWLYLKAKGSTPRG
- the nhaA gene encoding Na+/H+ antiporter NhaA — its product is MAAAALAMIVANSPLYDMYHHFLHEIKGPTLSSKLGPMTPHLWINDGLMAIFFLLVGLEIKREFVDGRLNSWDRRRLPVVAAVAGMAVPALIYLVIVKDVPALYNGWAIPAATDIAFAIGVLALLGPRAPTSLKLFLVTVAIVDDMGAVAIIALVYTAEINGAALLASAAILAIMYTMNRNGVLKLWPYLIFAALLWYAVLMSGVHATIAGVLAAMVIPIVVTPTSPDAENSPLHRLEHAIAPWSAFLIVPVFGFANAGVSLQGIGIEHIFAPLPLGIAAGLFFGKQIAIFASVWISVKTGFAGRLGGASWLQVYGVAMLCGIGFTMSLFIGALAFPGNELLIEEAKIGVLGGSLLSAVVGYCILRFAPQDRHLESLDESEAEELLEALPDAAVEKLKDNL